ggaatcagatacaatccgcataccgcacacaagcacacgcatacgcataCTATTAAGCGCCTGtatgcatatgaggtgcgcatgcgggttacggtatcattatgtccccccagtttgatgttatatggcgcgaggcgtatgatatcaaactattaagcgaaagaaaaaacaagaaaacggctagcatttaatattccgcgtgcgcctcgatgccattaaatgcctgtcacaatcacagaagcccattcggcggacatgacataaagtgaCAGTGTGTCAGGCTGCCAACCACGCgcgtacatgtaatcatacccaactggcatccacgcgcataaataaagtgctggccgtcgattgcgtaacacgtgtacagccacgatcacaccactccatcccatgactcccaatcttccctataaataccccattttgcagctcatttccactttcctgcttcaagcttcctcgttacgctgccaatttgaattccgatcaaaaatcaaacattccggccaccatttaaaggttagtattcatccgattactcctagaaaatgactaaagctaacgagacgtatgtagatagcgtagagtctgttatagagcagaagcacatagattacttagtgaaacagtatcctcccttagccaagtacaatccggtgccacccctaccccatcagcgtgctcacgagccaccggagaagaaagtggccatctatgaacatgcgttcaagcatggtaactttagggttcctccctctgacttcttcttaggcgtattagatcacttcagagtgggattagggcaactacacccgtatgccataggcaaaatagttctgtttgaaatgtggtgcgccgcaatcgacagggtaccgttggttaaagttttctgtcatctataccgcctagccaatcaccacaaatcctggttcaccttcttcgcccaaaaaaatttcaccaaaaccacaaagtcgaatgcgggtaactggaaagaaactttctttttcattgaccaaactgcagttggtaccgcttttccgcaaacgcttatatggtgcgagaaggtggaaaaggatgtgaacaaaaccccggtccatgataacgaggaaacaaagctgttagcggagtgcgctaacgcacagctggtgcaccggtcatacgggaacgtgatgttgcggctagggaagatatccgcacactggccatgggaggatgtgcgtccagccatagtcggaccggatggaaagggtaggaatagtataatcacgtactaacaacagtttgctatttatgtgttctaacgcatgcgtgcatgtttgcagagatgaagatgaagagagtactgactgcggaggagattgcgggcatcgccttccgcaaacagaatgtgaaccagccgttagagcaggagaagactggcgagaatgcacctgccacctccggcaataagcgcaaggccgccgaagcctcccaatcccaacagaagaagaagaaactcactcccaaacagagggaggacaagcggaacgataacttcgttcccatcgaaccccgttctgcggatctacctcccccatcctCTGGTAAGAGTTCAGCTCTCGCGCATACCGCacatttaagtttgcatttatataaCCACTTATTAACACGCAGGGCATGCGGAAGAAactcatcacaccccaccgcgggtcaatccggacctcgaagctactgccgagtcaaaggataagacgatacacctggactccgagtccacaccaaccccgccacacggtagcttccgattggcaAACCTGGCGTAGCTCACCCAGACATCggcggaaaacgccgcagagcagtccgccttccttcaacaaatcttcccggctgagttccgcaaccaactagccgcactgccttttaatcaggcgctcaacgccttcgtccaaaacggccttgtcttttttggcatggttgcagatcaagcccgccgttcgactaacttgtatcaagtggccttgcggaaagaaacagagctagggctgctgcaagcgggggttgatcaggtgaagaaagacagggacgccgcagaagaagcgcgcaaggcggtggagttaaccgcgacggaaaccaaaactgcactgattgaagagagaaagaaaaactgcgagctggttggtgcggttgaccagtccaagggggaggcggagcgtctgcgggtggagctggaaagggtgacgagggaaagggatgacgcggtaaccaaccgcgagctggcagaggcggatctggcgaagctgcgcactgcactccccaccattgcgcaaaaggtgatggattCTGGGCCAGTTACCTATAAGTTCAATGCCTATGTTGACGCGGTGAAAGACCACGAAGTCAACAAGGCAGTCTTAGAGGTGATTCAAGCCTGCAGCCTCACACCACCGTACCCTGACGCTGTGCAGAAgaaattgaaggagggtacggctgcggcaTTGCTGGAAGCGGAGAATGCTACCACCACCATTCCTATCCCTCTAATCGATGCGTTTGCGGCGGACCCAAACATGCCGATTGATGGGTTTCTCAAGGAGGATTTTTAGTTTTTGTGatggtttgcgccgtaagtcctatgcttaggcaggcaattgtaaatgtatttttgagccctaagtcccgtgtcgggcaggcatttgaaacaattaccacttatgtaataacgtaattcaatgtatatgtatcttactgttatgcatgcgtagtttgtttgtttatatatcgcgaatcaaaacaaaaggtgaaccgcatgcccatgcgcatagttaaccaaaactcatgcgtatgcggatattactgcgtaaaataaaccaatactttaacaattaccctgtaataatttagactcgaaagctactgcgttatcgctttgtcatgtactagaggtgcactatagctgtatggtaagcaacgcaactaaaaacaagccaatgtttttatgctttgagttcctcaagcaaaccaatgcgagagtaattacgcacaagcaaaccaatgcttgtaattttttaagtcgactttgcagccatctagtctgcgtggcgcttggctaggggaaaaccaattccctttgcctgccgttagcgtctagccttgtaaccaaacaggcttctgccgcacgggggctagaggacaccccttaagtaggcaggaacctaatacaaaaaagatttaaacaacaaaagtatgcgcgagtaaatatttaattggcattaatcacaattacaaccgcgacacatccaaacggacagaaaatacatagaaaaaataatgtgctacaataaagtggagtgatcaggtccacctagctacatataacattttttcaataacgtcgcatgccaagtgcgtttcacaggttttccatctaatgtctcgagatggtacgccccggtattgtttgccttcgctaccctgtatggaccttcccaacgggggcccagtttcctagtatcctccgcatgacttgcgtcgttctgacgccaaaccaagtcaccgcacttgtaagagcgcgaacgcacacgctgattatagtactttgcaattttttgcttgttatttgcttcgttgacagccgcagagagtctgcgctcttccagcaaattaagattttcccgcaaagcttcagagttattttgctcgtctaaattttgtatgcggaacgttggtaccccaatttctgcgggtacaacagcttctgatccatagaccaaactgaacggggtctcaccagtgcttgctttgggtgttgttctatgcgcccataaaacctttggtagttcatccacccaaccaacgcgaccatgacccaacctagctttgattccagctactatatcccggttggtgacttcgcactggccattcgcctgcggatgcgcaacagatgtaaaagtttgcttaatattaagctccgcgcaccagctgcgaaaagggtcacccgcgaactgcgtaccgttatcgctaacaatttcgtttggtataccaaatcgacagacgatgtcttaccatacaaaatttcgcaccctttttcctgagattgctgccagcggtctcgcttcgacccactttgtgaaatagtcaattgcaacaatcaagaatttgatgtttcctcggccttttgggaatggtccgactatgtcgattgcccatttgcagaatggccacggtgaggagactggtatcatcggatgcgcaggtgctctgctaataggtgcatgtatttggcatgattcacattgcttaactatgcgcgcagtatccgcgtacatggtgggccaataatatcctagccgcattatttttgacacaatggacctgtgccccgaatggagtgcgcatgcaccttcatgcacctcgcgtacaacttcctctgcctctttcgggccaatgcaccttaagtgcggtcccaaataattctttcgatataggacgtcaccctcaagggcatacagcggtgcctt
This genomic stretch from Rutidosis leptorrhynchoides isolate AG116_Rl617_1_P2 chromosome 11, CSIRO_AGI_Rlap_v1, whole genome shotgun sequence harbors:
- the LOC139874820 gene encoding uncharacterized protein, with product MLRLGKISAHWPWEDVRPAIVGPDGKEMKMKRVLTAEEIAGIAFRKQNVNQPLEQEKTGENAPATSGNKRKAAEASQSQQKKKKLTPKQREDKRNDNFVPIEPRSADLPPPSSGHAEETHHTPPRVNPDLEATAESKDKTIHLDSESTPTPPHGSFRLANLA